From the genome of Planktothrix serta PCC 8927, one region includes:
- a CDS encoding sulfotransferase produces MNKKNIFSNFKTYGKYLWNRPLLPEKRFVIFGRGRSGSTLLVSLLNTHSQIYCDGEILHDWVSFPRLQINVCASRCQRPVYGFKLLSYQMRDIQPIINSTQFLTNLYQHGYQIIYLRRRNLLTHAFSNINARQQKFHHQSSQGTIQNHKIYVDYQTLINWIEHSEQLEQYEHKIIQNLPCLSLIYEDHLLTPESQQKTADQIFNWLDLPPESVTTNFVKLMPSDLSKRIVNYEELVTKLQQTRYARFLENPN; encoded by the coding sequence GTGAATAAAAAAAACATTTTTTCTAATTTTAAAACCTATGGGAAGTATCTCTGGAATCGTCCATTATTACCCGAAAAACGATTTGTTATTTTTGGTCGAGGTCGTTCAGGAAGTACCTTATTAGTCAGTTTATTAAATACCCATAGTCAGATTTACTGTGATGGAGAAATTTTGCATGATTGGGTATCCTTTCCTCGTTTACAGATTAATGTTTGTGCTTCTCGTTGTCAACGTCCTGTTTATGGGTTCAAATTATTGAGCTATCAGATGAGAGATATTCAACCGATTATCAATTCCACTCAATTTTTAACTAATTTATATCAACATGGCTACCAAATTATTTATCTTCGTCGTCGAAATCTCCTGACTCATGCTTTTTCTAATATTAACGCCAGACAACAAAAATTTCATCATCAATCCAGTCAAGGAACAATTCAAAATCATAAAATTTATGTTGATTATCAAACCTTAATAAACTGGATTGAACACAGTGAACAATTAGAACAGTATGAACATAAAATCATTCAAAATTTACCTTGTTTATCCTTAATTTATGAAGATCATTTATTAACTCCAGAGTCACAGCAAAAAACAGCCGATCAAATTTTTAATTGGCTAGACCTTCCCCCAGAATCAGTAACGACTAACTTCGTTAAACTCATGCCTTCTGATTTATCCAAACGCATTGTAAACTATGAGGAATTAGTCACAAAACTGCAACAAACGCGATATGCAAGATTCCTTGAAAACCCGAATTAA